The nucleotide sequence ACCGAGAACGTCGACCGGGTGGTCCACCGGCTCGACGACGTCCGGTTGCGCGGACTGCTGCATCTGCTGGCGGGCGACGAACGGATCACCGCGTTCGCCGCGCGGGAGCTCGGCCCGCTCCTGAACCGGGACGCCGCACAGGGCAGCAGACTCGTCCAGGCGTTGAGGCATTACTGCGAGCACGGTGGCAACAAGTCCGCGGCGGCCGCCGCCGCGCACACCTCCCGCACCGCCTACTACCAGCAGCTGGCCAGGATCGAGCAGGTCCTCGGGGTACGGCTCGAAGATCCGGAGTCGATGCTCTCGCTTTATGTCGCTTTGCTCGCGCACGACATTCGAAAAGCCGACGACCACACGTCCGAGTGAGCAAATATCACCCGAGCGTGGAACACAGTGACCGGGTCACGTCAGCCGATAGGGTTGATATGGCTTTCTTCGAACCGATCAGCGCCTGCGTACTCGCGCTGGCCTGTATGGCACCGGCGCACCCCGCCGAATCCACGTTGCAGCTGACCAGCCACGACACCAGGGGCCGGGTCGGCACCGTCTCGCTCACCTGCGGACCCACCGGGGGCTCCCACCCCGGGCGCGGGAACGCCTGCGCCAAACTGTCCGAAGTGGACGGAGAGTTCGACCGGCTCCGCCCGGAACCGCGGGCTTGCACCCTCGAGTACGCCCCGGTGGACGTCTCCGCGGTCGGCAAATGGCGCGGTGAACCGGTCACCTACCGCACCTCGTACGCCAACCGCTGCGTCGCCGACGCCGAGTCGGCAGGCGTCTTCACCTTCTGACCACGCCCAGCCGACACCGTCACGCGGTCGCCCCGAACCGTTGGCACGAAAGACTTCACCCTCTGCCCGCCGGGCCTCCCCCTCGGTGGCCCGGCGGCGCCGTTCACCGCGGCCTTGATCGCCCTCACCCCCACGAGGGCGATCAAGGCCGTGGTGTCACGACTCAAGAACGGGGCAGGTACCGGCACCCGATCCCGTCCTTCGCGGCAACGGGGGTCTGACGCGCGAGGGACCGGCTCAGGTTCCATTCGCGCCAATCATCTTCCGAAATTCCCGTCACGACCGGTCTGAGCACGCAGGACCGCAGCGGCTCCGGAAGCCGGTCGGCCGAGGGCACGACGTCGGCGGAAAACCTTGAGAGGTAACCGGTGTCGAGCGTCTTGCCGTGTGCGAGCCGGTCGATGTTGCGGTCGGCGATGAACCGTTCCGGATCGAGGACGGCCAGCCCGAGCAGCGCCGCGACGGCGGCTCCGATGGCCGCGCGCGGCAGCCAGGCCGACCGCAGCGGGATCAGGGATACCAGCACCAGCACGAAGATCAGGCCGATCCAGAGTTCGCAGACCTCGACCAGCAGCCGCAGCACGGTGAACCCGTACGCCTGCTGATATGTCCACATGCGACTCAACGCCGACGCGACCAGCACCAGGCTGAGCACGCTCAACGCGCCGAGCAGCCCGCGCTGCCAGGCGCGGTCGGCCGCCGACGACTTCGGTGCCCACCGCAGCGCGGCGGCGACCAGCAGCAGGGTCAGCACGGTGATGGCGGAGAGCTGCCAGAACCCGCTCCTGGCGTATTCGGCCGCGGTCAGGCCGCTCGTGGCCAGGACATATTCGGTGCCGCCGAACAACACGACCAGGCGGACCACGACGAAACTGGTGAACAGCGCCACCAGCACCCCCAGCGGCAACGTCCATTCGAGCCGGTGCGCCAGGCGTTTGCGCGGCGCGTCGTCGTCCGCCGGCAGCGGAGGCGCCGCCAGCAGGTAACACGCCCCGGTCACGGCGACCGCGGCCACGGCGAAGAAGAATCCCCAGCGCACGAACGTTCCCGGGCTCAATTCGGGGATCACCGCGTCGACGACGTTCGCGAACGCGGCGTCCGCGCCGCGCAGCAGCGGCACGAACACCAGCAGCAGCAAGGCGCTGGTCAGCACCGGCACCAGGAACCTCGGCTTCGCGCGGCCTTCCTGTTTCTTGCCGAGCTTCACGAGCCCGCGCCCGATCCACGGGAGCGAAAGCAGCGCTTCGATCGGGACCGCGAAGACGTCGTAGATGATCGTGTTCATCGTGCGTTTCCCGACCACGGCGAGGGATCCGGCGACGAGGGCGGCCAGCACGCACAACACGTTCAGCCACACCGACGCCCGGAACATGCCGACCGCGAGCAGCCCCAGCGCGGCCGCCGCCCAGACCGCGTTGACCAGACGGAAATGCGGTTCGGCGTCGCCGCGGGCGCGTTTGTCGGCGAAGTAGACGGCCACCGCGAAGGCGAGCCCGGCCACGAACCAGCCGGCTCCGGGCTCGTCCGGCATGGCGAAGGCGGCGATCAGCCCGGCCGCGACGGCCGCGGGCAAGACGGAGCCGGGCAACGGGACGATCGCCGACTTGGGCGGCACGCGGGGCCGCATCAGCACCGGGAGCGGGGGCGCGGCCGGCAACGTGGTGGTCGCCGACGGGGGCGACGCGTGCGCCTGCCGGTCTTCTCGGTCTTCGCTCATCTAATCCTCCAGTTTGCGAAAGCACATATCGAGGTGCGAGGAGGGCTGAAGGGCCCCTTCACCTCATCTCATGCGGTGAAGGACGCTTTCGCCCCATCACATGCGGGGAAAGTCCCCTTCAGCCATACGGAACGGGGATCACGACGCGGATGACACAGCCCGGCCGCTGGTCGGGGGTGACCACGGCGATGCTGCCGTCGTGGAGGTCGACCACCCACCGCGCGATCGCGAGACCGAGACCGGTGCCCCCGCCGCCCGCCCGCTCGCCGCGGGTGAACCGCTCGAACACGCTGTCCCGCTCACCCGGCGGGATCCCGGGGCCTTCGTCTTCGACCTCGATGACGACGTCGGCCTCGCGGGCCTCCGCCCGCACCCGGACCTCTCCCCCCGCCGGGCCGTGCCGGACGGCGTTGTCGAGCAGGTTGACCACGACCTGGTAGAGCCGCCCGCGGTCGGCGACGGCCGTCGCGCCGGGCGGTTGGACATCGACGGAGAAACGCACTCCGCGGCCGGTGGCCCCCGCTTCGGTGGCGACCTCCTCCAGCAGCAGTTCGAGATCGAACTCCTCCAGCTGCAACGGGAACGCGCCCGCGTCGATCCGCGAGAGATCCAGAAGTTCCGAAACAAGCCTGCCGAGCCGTTCGGTCTGCTGCAGCGCGGTCTTCAACGTCGCCGGATCGGGTTCGGCGACGCCGTCGACGAGGTTCTCCAGCACCCCGTTCAGCGCGGTGATCGGCGTGCGGAGTTCGTGGGAGACGTTCGCGATCAGCTCGCGGCGGCGCTGATCCGAGGCATCGAGGTCGGCGGCCATCTGGTTGAAGGCGTGCGAAAGCTCCCCGACCTCGTCGCGGGCGGTCGCCCGGACCCGCCGGGTGTAGTCGCCCTTGGCCATCGCGCGGGCGGCGGCGGTCATCTCGCGCAGCGGCCTGGTCATCCCGTGCGCCAGGATCTGCGAGGTGACCACGGCGAGCACCATCGCGGCGATCGTGGTCCGCGGCGGCAGCCAGCCGATCTGCCAGTTGAAGAAGGCGAACGCGATACCGCCCGAGGACACC is from Amycolatopsis lurida and encodes:
- a CDS encoding HAMP domain-containing sensor histidine kinase; this translates as MKLRPLLGRVVDALPRPLDAVRSIKLKLAILLVSSGGIAFAFFNWQIGWLPPRTTIAAMVLAVVTSQILAHGMTRPLREMTAAARAMAKGDYTRRVRATARDEVGELSHAFNQMAADLDASDQRRRELIANVSHELRTPITALNGVLENLVDGVAEPDPATLKTALQQTERLGRLVSELLDLSRIDAGAFPLQLEEFDLELLLEEVATEAGATGRGVRFSVDVQPPGATAVADRGRLYQVVVNLLDNAVRHGPAGGEVRVRAEAREADVVIEVEDEGPGIPPGERDSVFERFTRGERAGGGGTGLGLAIARWVVDLHDGSIAVVTPDQRPGCVIRVVIPVPYG
- a CDS encoding DUF4153 domain-containing protein, whose amino-acid sequence is MSEDREDRQAHASPPSATTTLPAAPPLPVLMRPRVPPKSAIVPLPGSVLPAAVAAGLIAAFAMPDEPGAGWFVAGLAFAVAVYFADKRARGDAEPHFRLVNAVWAAAALGLLAVGMFRASVWLNVLCVLAALVAGSLAVVGKRTMNTIIYDVFAVPIEALLSLPWIGRGLVKLGKKQEGRAKPRFLVPVLTSALLLLVFVPLLRGADAAFANVVDAVIPELSPGTFVRWGFFFAVAAVAVTGACYLLAAPPLPADDDAPRKRLAHRLEWTLPLGVLVALFTSFVVVRLVVLFGGTEYVLATSGLTAAEYARSGFWQLSAITVLTLLLVAAALRWAPKSSAADRAWQRGLLGALSVLSLVLVASALSRMWTYQQAYGFTVLRLLVEVCELWIGLIFVLVLVSLIPLRSAWLPRAAIGAAVAALLGLAVLDPERFIADRNIDRLAHGKTLDTGYLSRFSADVVPSADRLPEPLRSCVLRPVVTGISEDDWREWNLSRSLARQTPVAAKDGIGCRYLPRS
- a CDS encoding SSI family serine proteinase inhibitor, with the translated sequence MAFFEPISACVLALACMAPAHPAESTLQLTSHDTRGRVGTVSLTCGPTGGSHPGRGNACAKLSEVDGEFDRLRPEPRACTLEYAPVDVSAVGKWRGEPVTYRTSYANRCVADAESAGVFTF